One window of the Sciurus carolinensis chromosome 8, mSciCar1.2, whole genome shotgun sequence genome contains the following:
- the LOC124990213 gene encoding taste receptor type 2 member 41-like has protein sequence MQPALTVFFMLLFVLLCFLGILANGFIVLMMSREWLRRGRLLPSNMILLSLGVSRFFQQCFGLVHTFNYFLHSAEFTRGLARQFICLHWDFMNSATFWFSTWLSVLFCIKIANFSHPTFLWLKWRLPGLVPRLILGSVLISFGVTLLFFWGNHNLYQDFYIRQVSGNMTHKEWNRRLETDYFMPLKLVSMSLPCSLFLVSILLLINSLRRHTQRMQHSAHNLRDPSAQAHTRALKLLISFLILYAASFVSLVIDATVFIPSDSLWYWPWQITLYLCMSIHPFVLIISNLRLRSVFRRLLLLARGFRVA, from the coding sequence ATGCAGCCCGCGCTGACAGTCTTCTTCATGCTGCTCTTTGTCCTGCTGTGTTTCCTGGGGATCCTGGCCAACGGCTTCATCGTGCTGATGATGAGCAGGGAGTGGCTGAGACGTGGTAGGCTGCTGCCCTCGAACATGATCCTGCTCAGCTTGGGGGTTTCCCGTTTCTTCCAGCAGTGCTTTGGGCTGGTGCACACCTTCAACTATTTCCTCCACTCGGCTGAGTTCACCAGGGGTCTAGCCCGGCAGTTCATTTGTTTGCATTGGGACTTTATGAACTCAGCCACCTTCTGGTTCAGCACCTGGCTCAGTGTCCTGTtctgtataaagattgctaacttCTCCCACCCCACCTTCCTCTGGTTGAAGTGGAGGCTCCCAGGGTTGGTGCCCCGGCTCATTCTGGGCTCTGTCCTGATCTCTTTCGGCGTAACCCTGCTGTTCTTTTGGGGGAACCACAATCTATATCAAGACTTTTATATTAGACAAGTTTCCGGGAACATGACCCATAAGGAGTGGAACAGGAGGCTGGAAACTGACTATTTCATGCCACTGAAACTTGTCTCGATGTCACttccttgctctctctttctGGTCTCCATTTTGCTGTTGATTAATTCTCTGAGGAGACACACCCAGAGAATGCAGCACAGTGCCCACAACCTGCGGGACCCCAGCGCCCAGGCCCACACCAGAGCGCTGAAGTTGCTCATCTCCTTCCTCATTCTCTACGCTGCGTCCTTCGTATCCCTGGTCATCGATGCCACAGTCTTCATCCCCTCCGACAGCCTGTGGTACTGGCCGTGGCAGATCACGCTCTACCTATGCATGTCCATCCACCCCTTTGTCCTCATCATCAGCAACCTCAGGCTCCGAAGTGTGTTCAGGAGGCTGCTTCTCTTGGCCAGGGGCTTCCGGGTGGCCTAG